Within Anopheles ziemanni chromosome 2, idAnoZiCoDA_A2_x.2, whole genome shotgun sequence, the genomic segment AGTTTGATCTTCGCAAAATGTATTCCAAGGTATAGCTTAAATTCTTCCGTTTGGCTAAGCATATTCTAACTGAATATTCTTCCTTGCCAGATTATTGTTGTCCTTACCGTCATCGCCGCTGTGAGCGCACAAAGTCACTACGGCCACCAAGAACACCACCAGCCTCAGCACTATCACCATGAGGAGGAGCACCATGGTCCCGTCCACTATGAATACCATTACGATGTGCACGATGACCACACCGGAGATGTGCACGGACAGCGCGAGGCTCGTAAGGAGGACTCCACCCAGGGCGAGTACTATCTGATCGATGCCGATGGCCACAAGCGCACCGTCAAGTACCACGTCGAGGGAAAGAGCGGATTCATTGCCGAAGTCCACCGTGAGCCCATCAAGGGATACCAGGCTCCTCAGCCGCAGCATCACTACCAGCCCCAGCATCATCACGAGGCTCCTGCCCACCATAACTATCACCATTGACCACATATCATTGTTGATTAAGTTAGTAGGAAATACGtcgaaatatatttttttatctaacacgttggttttgtttcctgAACAAATTTATTGTTGAAAGTAGCTTAAGTCAGCCATAAGGGAAGTTGActtgataaattaaaattataattgATTTCCCAAGACGGATTATAATACAACTCCGGCATGATTATATCATGgttcatttcaataattacatTTTGTTGACCTACTTTAGTCCAACTTTATGAAACTCAACCGATACCGGACGTTTCTCTGTACGAGAAAACTGATCATCTATTGAAACAGAATAACAAAGTTTAGTAAGCCCTTAATTGGTAGACATGTCCGACGACGGTAGTTGTATTCTAGAGCAACGAAACGATAAACTACCGATAGATAACacgttgaatttttaaagtaattattttattttatttttattttattcatttattcgaCAGACTGTGTAGCCCCCTCGAATTTTGGTACACGGTTGATTACAATTACGGTATAGTTACACGTTTCACGTCACAGATAAGGGATTATTAATGGCTGCGGGAGTTGCGGAGACGGTTGACAAACTGGGCACGTGTGATGCCCGGCTCGAAGAGATCACATATTGAGTTGAATTGGCGACACATGGTGATAAGCGGGGACAAACCTCCAAAACGTGTACGATGATCAGCTAAGGTGATCATGTCGCGTGAACGAAGTGCTCTGGTGGGGGCGTATAGGTTGATAGCAGAAAGCAGCTCAGGAGAATCGATGTTGCTGTTCAGCAGGTTCGCAATGAAGACGCATTGTGCCGTGCGATGTCGCTCGTCTAGGGTATCAAGGCCAAGTAAGGCGCACCGGGTGGTATAGTCTATTGCGTTCCAGTGGCGTAATGCATAACGGGTGGCTTTACGTTGTATTGATTCGATCCGTGCTACTGGTTGGGTAGCATTTGGCCACCAAACCTCAGATGCATACTCAAGCACCGGTCTGACCAAGGAACAGTAAATCATTTTCACAGTGGTTGGGTCACGAAGTTCTCGAGTAAGCTTAGCAAGCAGACCAACCAGCTGGTTTCCTCTAGAAACGACGTTGTTCAATTGTTTGTCATAATTAAGTTTTTGGTCGAGAAGAACTCCAAGATCGCACACGCAATCTTTACGGGTCAGGGTTGTACCGTTCAATGTGTAGTCGTAGAGACGAGGTTCACGAGATCGGCTGAAGGTTATGGTGACGCATTTCTCTGTGCTGAGATGGAGGCAGTTTCTGGAGCACCAGGAAGAAAAAGTATCCAAGATTCTTTGGAGCCGAACTTGATCGGTTGTATCTTTTACAGGAATGAATAATTTTGCATCATCAGCGTAAAGCAGGTGACATTTAGCGGGAAGGACAAGCGACAAATCATTCATGTACAGGATGAACAGCAACGGCCCTAGGTTGCTGCCCTGTGGTACACCTGATGTAACTTTAATACGGCGAGACAGGCTATCTCCTAATTTTACCAAGTATGCGCGGTCACAAAGATAGGATCTTAACCAGTCCATCATCAGATTGGGAAGCCCGAGGGTGTCAAGCTTTCTGAGAAGGATGGAATGTGGGATGCTGTCGAATGCTGCTTTGATGTCGGTGTAGATTGCATCCATCTGCATTCCGGCATCAATTGAGGTGTGCACGAGATTGGTGAATTCTAATAGGTTCGTTGTCGTTGATCTCTTGGGGAAAAATCCGTGTTGATTTGCAGAGATGTAATTCTTAGCGCTGGCAAGCAGTGGGTCGTATATCAGTAGTTCAAAAGCTTTGGCGCAGGCGCATAAGGACGTTATGCCACGGTAGTTTTTCGCATCAGTTTTATcctcttttttgtgtgtagGCGTCAACCAAGACACTTTCCATGAAGCAGGGTACACCCCTATGCGGAATGAAGCGTCGAAAATTTTGCAGAGAATGGGGGCAAAAACATCACGACAGCTCTTCAATATGACCGATGGGATTCCGTCTGGACCAGGTGTGTGCgagggttttattttgtcgaTAGCTTTTATGACCGAGTCAGAATTGAAGATAGGGATGCCTGGATTGACTGCGGTAATTGGCGTATTTGTGAGGGCTGCTGTGATTACGGTCTGGTCTGTTACGTCAGGAAGGAAGGAGTCTTGGAACCTTGTGGCAAAAATTTCGCACATTTCGGGCATTGTGTTTCCAATCACGCCGTTGTATGAGACAGAACCAGGAAGGCTTGGCGATTTTCGCTTACAGTTGACAAAGTTCCAGAGAGCACGAGGGCAGCGACGAAACTTGAGCTCCATTCGTCGAGCGTAGTTTTGGTAGCATATCCTATTGTAGCGTCGGTATAACGAGTGGACGGCGTTGTAATAGAATCGTGTATCCATAGTATGGTGTTGCTGGTGGCGGCGGTAAGCAGCACGTTTGTCCCTTTTCAGTAGACGGAGTGTTCTATCACCCCACACGGGCCCGCGGGAGGGCTGCACAATTGGGGTGCAAGTGCGTAAGGCGTTACGTGTAAAGCTTAGGAACGCTTCAACAGCATGATCAACCGATGGAAAGTCAGAGCAGTGAAAAGTAGCATTGAATGAAGAAAGCATCTGCCCGAGTATATTCGTATCAGTCCGTGCAAAATTTAGCCGTGGCTCCATATGTGAACTGATATGCGTGTAGGGGTCTGCGGCGGCTATCAATTCCATAATAAGTGGAGGATGATGAGTGTCAACGGGTAGCAGCGGTGTATCACATGTTGTTATGACAGAAGATAGTTCCGCTATGTTGTAGTTTGCCATTACGAGATCGAGAACGCGACCAGATGAATTTGTCACGCTGTTCAACTGGAAGAGAGCATTTTGCGTCAAGCCATCAATGAGTCGATTAGAACTTGAGCATCGCGAATGAGGATTTAGATACTGAAAGGGAATGTCTGGACATTCGGGAGGTACAGACCAAGCGATCGCGGGCTGGTTGAAATCACCTAGTATGAGTATCCCGTCCCCTGGGAGCATAGTTGTACAGATGCCGTTTATGCAGTCAAGAATTTCTTCAATGACTTGTTCATTTCTGCTCATATCGGGCGGGAGGTATGCGGCTAtccctactaccaattttgaatgaactcaggcctatccccgtggatcggagcgagacgcagcgactgacttatgctccgtcgcattcgcgctgcagGGCCGACAATTTTCGACCCGCCCGCGAGCGTAACTTaccctactaccaattttgaatgaactcaggcctatccccgtggatcggagcgagacgcagcgactaacttatgctccgtcgcattcgcgctgtAGGGCCGACAATTTTCGACCCGCCCGCGAGcgtaacttatatgaagagtgAGCAAAACTTGTATGAAGCCTGAGCACGCGTGGATACAAACAAGTGCGAAGCCCTCAAAGAGCGCAATTCGCTCCATACAATTACACGCTCTCCACCGTACGGCAGTGCAGAGAGTGTACGCGAAGACCCCGCGAGAGCCTTAAATGGCCTGCTCTTGGTTGAGGCCTACGCTAGCGATCGCTAACGATGCATGCAAACGCATGTAGCTAGATATATATTGTACATTTAGCGCGCCATTCTCAAGCAAGAGCGCCGGTCTAGTGGTTAGCGTACACAGACCGGAGTTGGAGAggttgggttcgaatcccgctGTGTGCTCGAGGCATGAGAGTGCTGTAGAAGGCAGAAGAGAGAAGGGGGCCCATCAGGGCTctcctctttttgtttttgccggcTTTGCTCCGAATGAATTATCCCGGTTTAACTGGACGATCGTTGAGAGAACCGTTGACAAAACCGGGacccattttgtatggagaaatgttcattttgtgttggaTGGGTATATGAAGAGTGAGCAAAACTTGTATGAAGCCTGAGCACGCGTGGATACAAACAAGTGCGAAGCCCTCAAAGAGCGCAATTCGCTCCATACAATTACACGCTCTCCACCGTACGGCAGTGCAGAGAGTGTACGCGAAGACCTCGCGAGAGCCTTAAATGGCCTGCTCTTGGTTGAGGCCTACGCTAGCGATCGCTAACGATGCATGCAAACGCATGTAGCTAGATATATATTGTACATTTAGCGCGCCATTCTCAAGCAAGAGCGCCGGTCTAGTGGTTAGCGTACACAGACCGGAGTTGGAGAggttgggttcgaatcccgctGTGTGCTCGAGGCATGAGAGTGTTGTAGAAGGCAGAAGAGAGAAGGGGGCCCATCAGGGCTCtcctctttttcgtttttgccggcTTTGCTCCGAATGAATTATCCCGGTTTAACTGGACGATCGTTGAGAGAACCGTTGACAAAACCGGGacccattttgtatggagaaatgttcattttgtgttggaTGGGTATTACGTAGAGGCGTGAATTCGAGAGTTTAATGCAAACGCACAGTATCTCAATAGATGAGTGGCACGTAAGGTGTTCATGAGACGGCAGACAATGAGAGCAGGCGATGAGCACTCCTCCCCCGCGAGCGTGAGCGCTGTTGTTGCTATTTCTATCACGGCGGTAGACTCGAAATTCATCGCCAAATACCAGCGAAGATGGCAGACTTGGGTCGAGCCAGGTCTCCGTGAGAACTATGATATCGAACTCACATTCAGATACTGAAAGACGTAGTTCGTTTGTCTTAGTGCGCAGTCCGCGTACATTCTGATAGTAAACAGAGATATTAGAACGATGCGGAGCTGACGGAGTAGTGACTAATGGCGGTAGCGTGCGTGTTTGTCCGGAGAAAGAATGAGATGAGTTAATCGGCGTTTGTGTTGACACTGTTGGGTCAGCTAGGCTGAGCTAGGCGATTGCATTATTTGGTGTTGAGGCCGGCCTGATAGGATCTGGGATAGTAGAGATGATGTTCTGTGTCCCCTGGTGAAATTGGATGGAATCATGCGATACGTTTGTGCTGTTGGAGACAGATGGATTGATGTTCTGCATATTGCTCTGCATCTCATCATGGTTTTGGATGCGCGGGGCTCGAATGTTTGCGTGTGGTGAACGGTGGTCGGTGAATTCTCTGAAACCCACACCGGGTGGCCAGGTCGACGGATCGAGTGCTTTTTCACGAAGCGAGAGCGACAAGCTTAccttaaatgaaatgaaggtAGCGGTGCTCTGTGATCGACCCAGTCGAAGTAGCTTGTGCATTCGTACGTCGTTAGTGTTCAGCCTTTGCTTTATGCATGATTCAACCTCTTCGTCTGAAGCCGACGGGGCGATCCTTGTTAGGTAGAGCCAAAATCGTGGTTCATCTATGGGAACTGTTGGTATTGTGGTTGTGTTATCATCGTTGGAAGATGTTCCGAAGAGCATCGGTGGTAGGGTTTGATCCATTGGACGGGGTTTCGGCATGTTACTAGTGTTGTGATTTCGCGAAGCATGAGTTATGGTGGGATTTGCGTGTGTTATGTGAAATGCAGGTGGTTCAGTGTTCGTGTTCAGTAGTGCATCACTTGATGGTCCGGGAAGCTGCGCATTCTGTAATACGGAGCCCACAACCGGGCTTAGCGACCTGCTGGGTTTTGGTAGGTTGCGCTTGATGCCCGCGATCGCAGAAATCAAACGCTGTTCCAAATCGGCGGATAGGTCTCGCTTTAACTCGGCAATGGTCGAAGTGAGAAGATCGCGATAACCGGCCCAGCCACTGCGGTACGAGTCTCGGCATTCGGTACACATCCAGATAATATGCGTGTCAGGACGTCCCAGTGCTTTCACTACACCACTCGCAACACCCAGACATGGACCGTGATACACAGCCCTACAGGATCCTCCGCAGGTGTAGGTGTTGTCGCTGGAGACGATCGCCGACGAGCAGGAGCGGCACACGAGAGCCATTATTGATGTTTGTCACGAAACTCAGTAAATTCACCCGTAATACTGCACTAATATGGATGAACGGTGATGATGAGATTGCGCTCAACAATTGTGACGGTTTAGACCAAGGGAATGTGCCCGATTCGGACTTTATACGGCAGAAAATTAGGGTAAATCGCGGAGTACCGTTGTGCACAACCTTACTGCTTGAGCGTCACGTCAATTAAAAATTactagaaatattttaatataaatagtcaataaaaatttaaggCTGTTAAATACAAGGATACTATTGAACGATAGAACATGTATTGAAAAGACGTATTTCTTCTTCAGcttgtttgactttttttctttgtctatGTGAATACTCTGTTCTCCCGTGCAGGAGAAGGTTAATTCGGTTTTGGGAAGTAAACGCACGCCACCGAGGGTGACTCGTTGGACAATTTTTATCCGTCGTAAGTACCGCATGCGTTAAAATGTTTGCACTATCGTACTAATATGGTTCCGGTTTTCTCTGGGTATACAAATCTTTTGCATTCTTTGCATCCACTTAATCCTTAACTCGTACCAAAATAGGTTGTGAACGAAAAACCACGTTTTACTTAGTTTAGCACTTGCACATAACCAAGTAGCAGTGTTTTCGCGATTTATCTCACGCGCAACTATCGCAAAAACATATTGTCGATGCCATAGAAATATCCCGGTGGAACGTGGGAAAGGTCTTGGGCAGGAGATAAGGTTGGATAACTATCCATGAGACTCCATCCCATCCCTCGAAACGCACTCAATACTAGAAGCAGGAACAGCTTATGTTCTGCTGGAAAGATATGTGGCCACCATGATGGATACCGGGTTACTCAATATGGCGCTTTATGAAGGTTAAGGCTTACTATAAACGCCACATGACAAGCCTCCGGAAAACATTGACCAGTTTTTGGAGAGAATCCGatctattttgaatttttaggACCTGCAGTGCATTCAGCAAGCGCATGGAGACTATAATGACCACATATGGCAACACAATCGAAGACTTACATGTTTAACAACATTGACAAACACGTCACTttagaataaatgaaaaactacaTCCTAAAATGTTTGAggatatttcaaattttgttattgCTAAATGGTGAAACCCTTATCACACATACGGTACACGGTTGCCTCGGAACAGGAGGAACTTTTCACGCAAGGAAACTTTCGGCTGAAGAAAACAGTGGGTTTGGTTAATATGCTGCGGTTCGATTTGATTGTTTGTCCAAGCCATATTACAAAGATTCCAGTGAATTAGACACAAAACGATACGTACCCTAAAAGGTTTAAACTATACAAACGGTTGCATAACTGCAATGCAAACACAAAGAAACAATTTTGAttcttttgttcatttttcgtAGCATCACTATATTTATACTTACCTTAGAATATTaagaattttttgttttcttatgttgtcaaagttttcattatttcatcaAACTGCACCAAAACTATTTGGCTATGACCTATCAAGTCCCAGTTATTATCTCATTCAACGTTTCATATGCGTTCCTATCGTATGATAGCGTTTATTTCAACTatacaaaataatttttagagtaatttattaatttatttacaatgGCAGCACCCCCTTTTATGTTACAGGAAAAAATTCGTTTATATGCGCAAGATCGACGGTGtggtttcgaatcccaaccgagaccagaccttcccctgtacgaaaggactgactatccacgtacacaatgGGGCAAAGTCTAGTAAGGCCTTATCGGGTAGGCATGATCAAGATGGCCGTTACGTCAAGAAGAagcttattttaaaatttaaaataaaaaacaaccaatATTTAACCATGCTGTGTTATAATGCGTTGAAAGATACAATTGATCATTTAATGGCAGCTGCTCATAAGTGAACAAACGCGCCGCAAACCAGATGAAATCAAGTAGATTATTAAAACGTGACTTTAATGCCACCTAGCGTCACACTGCCAACTCTATTAATTTATATTGACGGCTTAACATGGTCCAGTAGGATTTCTACCTTGGCATTGAAATGTGTTACCATTTCCATGTTTTCGCACACGGAGGTTGTTTGAGCTCCGGGTCCTCAACGATGATTTCTGGTGCATATATCGTCTGGTACGGTTACGTAACGCCCAGTAGACCGTTACCGAGCCTTTCACCAAACGAGAGCAAGCCGGTCAAACTGGTAAGATATATTTTGGCAATATCGAGTCATGCGTATCGTGATATTGGATTGAAGTCTCTTCTCGTTAAAATATGAGACCCGCATTTTGCTACTTCGCTTTGCACAATACTTTTCTCCTTTCACTTGGAAACGAATTGGTATAAAAGAGCTCTGAAGTAACCCCTCTGGATTAGACACCTACTGCACCTGCGAGTAACAGGATCATTTCGCTACCGTAACGaaaagttttacaatgttCAAGGTACTTAATAATTCTAAAATTAATGGCCAGCCAGGAGAAAATCTAtacaacattttcaatttggTTCTTAAGATTCTAGCTGTACTAGCTGTTATCGCCGCCGTGAGCGCGCAAAGTCACTATGGCCACCAAGAACACCACCAGCCTCAGCACTACCACCATGAGGAGGAGCACCATGGTCCCGTCCACTACGAATACCATTACGATGTGCACGATGACCACACCGGAGATGTGCACGGACAACGTGAGGCTCGTAAGGACGAATCCACCCAGGGCGAGTACTACCTGATCGATGCCGATGGCCACAAGCGCACCGTCAAGTACCACGTCGAGGGAAAGAGCGGATTCATCGCCGAAGTCCACCGTGAACCCATCAAGGGATACCAGGCTCCTCAGCCGCAGCATCACTACCAGCCCCAGCACCACCACGAGGCTCCTGCCCACCATAACTACCACCATTAAAAACCTACAATTATAGGTTTAGCGATAGTAGATCAattctttaaaataaatacaatactaaaacaaacaccatcAGCTTTTGTTATCAAGAGACAATAGTATCTCTTTCTGTGATAATTTAACAttctttgtttcaattttcacgAAAAATAACTGATTTACGACGGTTCATGCCAGTTCTGAACATCTGGTAGATATATCTACCATTTAATTTAATCTCGATTATCGTTCAAGTTTTGCTGGGTTAGCGCAAAAATCACAAATTTGTTCCACCAATTTATGCATGCACCTTCAAATTTTTATGCTGTACAACAAACAATTGTTACCTGCTTATTGTTTTATGGCTTCCGTTTCACTTtgtcaaatgaaaaacatattaaaaaacggaaaatggatGTTCCGTCCGTCTTTTGTATTTAAGAGCGTTTTCTTAATCCAAATTCTGTCCACAATGTAACATGATACATACAAATATGAAATATATTACCAAAATTCATCGCATGTCAATTTCCTATCTTTGAAACTACTGTCGAAatcttattaaaaaaaacggtatTTATGTACAAATGATGCGAATAATAACTCAATTTTTCTACGGAAATTAGAAAACCATGAAgagaaccaaaaccaaaataacCATACAAATGACAAACAGGCCATCGAATTTCTCTTTGATATTTAAATGTCCGTTGATACTACTTATTTATTAACTGAAATGATTATCTCTGGTCAACCATATGACTGATTAAGATTTGCATACATGTTCAATCCGAATACATGGGattcaaataacaaaaagATTACAAAAGGTATCCGTACAGAATACTAGTTATTCAACTATTCCGTACGACACTATACGATACGTGtcttatttagtttttttgtcATATTTGAATTCGTTTCACAAATAGCAACATTCCAAGACTCATCCAAATAATTCCTTTGGCCTTTACATCCCATTGAAATCAACCCTAGCAAGTAGACATTTTTCTTACAGTCATAGAGGGACATCTACACATTCTAGAAACTGTAAGCAAAGTACAATGACTTTACGGAACTTTTCAAGTAAGTGGTCCACTAGACATCCTATAGCTATGAAGGGGATCTAGAGCAGTTTAGAGttgtgaaaaataacaaaGTATACACATAGTAGGATAAACATCCTAGCATGCTAGAGGTTGCTTTTAACAGTTAAAAAGATTTATAATGTATCAACCAACAAACGAATGCCTAATACTCTGTACAAGTTATTATAGTGGAATaacttttaatgatttttattcCAAAACCACCGACTTATAAAAATGCGAAATATTTTGCCTGAAAAAAATAGAATCCTTTTACTTGTAGACAACCACCATTGTGTGACAGTTTTTTCACCATAAAAAAATCCGGTT encodes:
- the LOC131293560 gene encoding uncharacterized protein LOC131293560; translation: MALVCRSCSSAIVSSDNTYTCGGSCRAVYHGPCLGVASGVVKALGRPDTHIIWMCTECRDSYRSGWAGYRDLLTSTIAELKRDLSADLEQRLISAIAGIKRNLPKPSRSLSPVVGSVLQNAQLPGPSSDALLNTNTEPPAFHITHANPTITHASRNHNTSNMPKPRPMDQTLPPMLFGTSSNDDNTTTIPTVPIDEPRFWLYLTRIAPSASDEEVESCIKQRLNTNDVRMHKLLRLGRSQSTATFISFKVSLSLSLREKALDPSTWPPGVGFREFTDHRSPHANIRAPRIQNHDEMQSNMQNINPSVSNSTNVSHDSIQFHQGTQNIISTIPDPIRPASTPNNAIA
- the LOC131281121 gene encoding larval cuticle protein A2B-like; translation: MYSKIIVVLTVIAAVSAQSHYGHQEHHQPQHYHHEEEHHGPVHYEYHYDVHDDHTGDVHGQREARKEDSTQGEYYLIDADGHKRTVKYHVEGKSGFIAEVHREPIKGYQAPQPQHHYQPQHHHEAPAHHNYHH
- the LOC131293561 gene encoding histidine-rich glycoprotein-like; the protein is MISGAYIVWYGYVTPSRPLPSLSPNESKPVKLVLNNSKINGQPGENLYNIFNLVLKILAVLAVIAAVSAQSHYGHQEHHQPQHYHHEEEHHGPVHYEYHYDVHDDHTGDVHGQREARKDESTQGEYYLIDADGHKRTVKYHVEGKSGFIAEVHREPIKGYQAPQPQHHYQPQHHHEAPAHHNYHH